From Pseudobythopirellula maris:
CGGCATGGCGGCGTTCAGCGCGCCCGACGGTCTCACCGTGGTGGTCCGCAACCACGAGATCAGCCCCGGCGACGCCGGCCCGTTCGGCGAGAACGGCGACGAGCTCGGCGGCTTCGACCCCGCGAAGCTGTTCGACAAGGGGGCGCCAAGCAAGGAGGGAACTCCGGGCAAGCCGGTTCCCGGCGGCACGACCACGCTGGTCTACGACACGAAGCAGCAGAAGCTCGTGCGTTCCTACCTGAGCCTCGGCGGCACGCAGCGCAACTGCGCCGGCGGTCCCACGCCGTGGGGCAGCTGGATCAGCTGCGAGGAGACGACCGACACGCCCGAGCGCACCTTCGAGGGCGACTTCCAACTCGGCGAGTCGCACGGCTGGGCGTTCGAAGTGCCCGCCTCGGCCGAGATCGCCGTGGCCGACGCCACGCCGCTCAAGGCGATGGGCCGTTTCCGCCGCGAGGCGATCGCTGTGGATCCCGCCAGCGGCGTGGTCTTCCAGACCGAGGACCTCGACGACGGCGCCCTGTACCGCTTCCTGCCTAACATGCCCGGCAAGCTGGCCGACGGCGGCCGCTTGCAAGCGCTCGCCGTGCGCGACAAGCCGAGCCTCGACACCCGCAACTGGGAAGGGACCACGATCACGCCGGGCGACCGCTTCGAGGTCGACTGGATCGACATGGACCAGCCCGAATCGCCGGAAGACGACTTGCGTTACCGCGCGTTCGACGCCGGCGCGTCGCGCTTCGCCCGTGGCGAGGGGATGTGGCACAGCCGCAACGAAGCGGGCGGCGGCGACATCGTCTTCGCCTGCACCTCTGGCGGCGAGGCGAAGCTCGGCCAGCTGTGGCGCTACACGCCCAGCCCCCAAGAGGGCCAGCCGGGCGAGCGCGACGAACCCGCCACGCTCGAGCTGTTCATCGAGCCGAACGACACGAACCTGGTCCACAACGCCGACAACCTCACCGCCACGCCGTGGGGCGACCTGGTGGTGTGCGAAGACCGTTCGGACGAGGTCGTCCGGCTGGTCGGCGTCACGCCCGAGGGCCGCTGCTACACACTGGCCAACCACCACGCCAAGTGCGAGTTCTCCGGCGCCACCTTCGCCCCGGACGGCACGACGCTGTTCGTCAACATCCAGCAAAAGGGACTGACGCTGGCGATCACGGGGCCGTGGCGGTCTTAACGTCCGCGTCGAAGAAAAAAACCTCGCCTGTAGGGAACGCCCTCCGCGGCGTACCTGCCCCGGGTACACGCCCACCCGCCGGGGCCCGGGCCGCCACAGAGGGCGGCCCCTACAGAGGCATAGCGGGATCTCGAAACTGTAGGGAACGCCCTCCGCGGCGTTCCTGCCCCGGGTACACGCCCACCCGCCGGGGCCCGGGCCGCCACGGCTCGACAAGTCGAATCAGCCCACTGTGCTTGCCTGTGCAAAGTCTGGGCGCCATGCTCAACGCATGTGTGACGAAGGGATCCCAGCGCACCGAAGGGTTTCAAGACGTGAAGACAAAGCAACACCCTCTTGGATCGGATGTGCCGACTAGCCATCGGCGTGGTAAGAGAGTTCTCGCCGCTAGCTGTCGCGTGCCTCTGCTGGTTACTTTTGGTTGTTGCATCGCGATTGCGGGCTGCACTGGCGGGCAGGTTGCAGAGATGCAATTAGGGGACATTCCCTATGGAAAAGACCTCGTCAAGCGGGGTGAAAGTATCCCGTGCACCGTAGTGAGCATCAGCAGCCCCCACGGTGAACGTGTGTGCCTGAAAGGGAGACTGCAGGAGGGCGTTACGCTGCCAGATCTGTTTCCTGTGCTCGATACCGTCACGAGCACGAATGGCGCAGACACGATGCTAGAGCGTATGCCGGAGTCGCT
This genomic window contains:
- a CDS encoding alkaline phosphatase PhoX; protein product: MPATRRDFLRSSAAYAAGFAGLQQLVAAGPAWADALVAMPTGASPYGELVADPEGLLDLPAGFSYRIITRCGDVMDDGLLTPALPDGMAAFSAPDGLTVVVRNHEISPGDAGPFGENGDELGGFDPAKLFDKGAPSKEGTPGKPVPGGTTTLVYDTKQQKLVRSYLSLGGTQRNCAGGPTPWGSWISCEETTDTPERTFEGDFQLGESHGWAFEVPASAEIAVADATPLKAMGRFRREAIAVDPASGVVFQTEDLDDGALYRFLPNMPGKLADGGRLQALAVRDKPSLDTRNWEGTTITPGDRFEVDWIDMDQPESPEDDLRYRAFDAGASRFARGEGMWHSRNEAGGGDIVFACTSGGEAKLGQLWRYTPSPQEGQPGERDEPATLELFIEPNDTNLVHNADNLTATPWGDLVVCEDRSDEVVRLVGVTPEGRCYTLANHHAKCEFSGATFAPDGTTLFVNIQQKGLTLAITGPWRS